The genome window GAATACAGAAGATTGTCCTGATATAGCAGAAGAATATGAAATATCCGGTCTACCTACCTTTATGATTTTCAAAGATGGAGAATACGTAGAAGAATTTGAAGGAGATGAACTTCCTAAAAAATCAGACTTAAGAGAAATGGTCGCAAGAAATATCGAAGAGTCAGAAGAAGAATCCGAAGACGATGAAGAGGAAGAAGATTCAGAAGAGGAAATCGAAGAAGAAAGCCCAAGAGGTCAAAGAAGCAAAAGAACAAAAAAATAAGTCAATAATGGCTAATTGTTAATGCTCAATGATTAATGTATAAATAAAATTATTAAAAACAACAAAGCAATCATTAGCCATTAGCCTCTAAAAATTATCCATTTTAAGTAAGACACAAATGGTTTACACACAATTAGCCGCTCTTTATAATGGTTAATTGTGAATGTTCAATGGTTAATGAAAGAAGCGATAGCCTTGTTAAATCCCATAACGCTTTTTAATTTAAGTTGCTTTTTTAGCACAATGGCAAATAAGGATTATATATAGGGTGGACTGGTTAAACCAGAAGGAAATAAAATGAATCATAAATTCGCTGTAGCAGTGACAGCATTAAAAAAAATGGGAACTCTTCTGATTGCCCTATTTATTTTGGGATATTCTGAAAATTCATTCGCGCAAGATAAAAAGATAGATACGAATGCTCTCATCGCAGAGACGCAAAGGCAAAGCCAATCGGCTGATAAAGTAAGTATGATATGGTGGATTCCAGAAGAATTTTGGCGTGCAAGTTTTGAACAAAATCCAAGTGTCAATGCAACTCAAGTGGAGGCATTCATAAAAGTTCTTCGTCCTTATATTGTTATAGTTGCTCTAGATGGGGAAATGGGTCCGCTTGGTGGGATAACCTATAAATCGAAAGAGAGCATTCAATCTACTATACAAATCATTGACTCGGAGGGTAATCATTATTCTCCCCTACCAAATGAAAAAATTGATACGGATACAAATAATTTTCTTTCTCTCATGAAGCCAGTCTTTTCGAATATGCTAGGCGCAATGGGCGAGAATATGAATTTCTATTTATTTCCTGCTAAGAACGAAAAGGGAAATATTATAATAGATGCAAAGAAGGAAGGGAAGTTTTCCATCCTATTGGATAAAGCTGAATACAAATGGAAGCTGCCATTAAGCTCTCTTCTTCCTCCAAGGCTCTGTCCTATTGATGACGAAAAATTAAGCGGTGCATGGAAATACTGTCCTACTCACGGTGTAGATTTAACTAGAAAAATCTGTCCTGTAGATAAAAAGAAATTCAACAACACATGGAAATATTGCCCCACACACGGTATCGAATTGAACTAAATATTGCAAAGGAATTGTGTAGAAGCAAAATAATGTTTTTACACAACACCTGGTAGTTTACTTTCAATTAGCCACTCTTTTTTGAAAAACGATTATCTGGATGGATTGAATCAATGAATGTAAAAATACTTTTTCCAATCATTCTCTTTTTTGTTTTCTTTTTTATGCTTTGCGAGCCAATTCCTAAAGAGACTGGCATTGGAAAAATTGGGCAAGCTAGTTATATACTTCTAGGACCTAATTCCTATTATCTTTTCACAAACAAAGATACGTCTATAGACGAGATTTTAAAACCGGAAAAATCCAAGGAATTTAGAAAGAATAACACTGATTATCCGAACTTTGGAATTCAGAGTCAAGAGCTTTGGATGAAAGTAGAATTGGATTTGAATCAAAGTGTAGATTCAGTAATGGAAGCAGCCACTCCTTTGATTTCTAAGATCCGATTTTATCAATATTGTGAAGGTGCACAGGTTGCCTTTTATCAGTCAGGAATGAATTTTCCCAGTGAAATACTTCCAAGTCATCCTAATTATCAATTCCCGATAATGCCATTTAAAGGAAATTGTCAGTTTTATTTAGCATTTCAGTCGCATGATTCTCTAACGGTTCCTTTATTTTATTGGGAGAAGACAGCTCTTCAAAAATTTGACATTATCCGCCATTTGCTTTTTGGTTTATTTTTTGGATTAATGATTTCATTGGCGTTGTATAATTTTTTACTTTTTCTTTCCATTCAAAACCGAGCTTATCTCTGGTATGTATTCTATATTTTGACATTTACTATTTTTTATCTAGGCGTTTATGGATACTTTCGTTTCTTATTCGGATCGATTATTGACAATGGAATTTCCTATTGGGTTATGTTATCGATTGTTTTTACTGCCCTGTTTGCTCTACTTTTTGGAAATCAATTTCTGCAGATAAAACAGATTAGCCCCAAATTATCAAAATTTATTTATTTGTTTGTTTTATTTGGAGTCCTTCTTCTCATTCCAATCAAATTTCTAAATATTAAGCAAGGAATTATCATCGCAAATGTATATCCTGGATTGGCAATCAGCACGATAGTCGTTGCCATTTACGTTAGTCTTCGTTCGGGCTATAAGCCTGCTACTTATTTCGCAGTTGCTTGGGGAACACTCCTTATTTCAGTTAGCTTTTTCCTTGCGGAAAATTTAGGTTTGTTCCCTGGAAATGCATTTACTCATTATGGACAAATCTTCGGTACTAGTTTAGAAGCTGTTTTACTTTCTCTAGCACTTGGATTTAGAGTCAATGATTTACGAATCAAAGAAGCAGAAGCTAGAGAGAGAATTCTATCAAAAGAAAGAGAAGCATTGGAATTGGAAAGAGTTTATGCAAAGTCAATGCAAAGGTTTGTGCCAGAACAGTTCTTGAAAAATCTAGACAAAGAAAATATTCTACAAGTACAAAAAGGAGACGCTAAGTCTTTAGAGATGGCGGTTCTATTTACCGACATACGCGGATTTACCTCACTTTCCGAAACGATAGGCACCAGAGAAACATTTGCTTTTTTAAATCGCTACTTAGAAATCATGGAGCCTATCATTGAATCCAAAGGTGGATTCATAGATAAATTTATCGGGGATGCAATCATGGCTTTATTTGTTGAACCCGAAAAAGCTCTCGAAGCAGCGATTGCCATGATGGAAGCTACAAAAGAACAAATCTTGCCCGATGGCACTAGGCTTAAAACGGGAATTGGAATTCACTTCGGTGAATTAATTTTAGGCACAGTAGGATCAGAAAATAGACTAGAGACAACTGTGATTGGAGACACAGTCAACCTTGCTAGTCGAATTGAATCTCTAACAAAACAATATTCCGCCGAAATACTAGTATCCGCTGACGTCATTAAAAAAATATCCAATAAAAATTACAAATGGAAAGAATTAGATTCAGTTACAGTAAAAGGAAAATCAAAACCAATATCCCTATTTCAATTCATCGAATAATTTATTAACGCACCCTAAGAGAAAGGGGAAGGGGGGGGGGTTTAAAAAAAAAAAGATAATATTCAAAAAAAAAAACGGGGCCGGGCCCCCCCCCCCCCCAGGGGTGGGCCCCCCCCCCCGCGCCGGGGGGGGGGGGGCCCCCCCGGGGAGGGTGAGTTAATAATAAGTTCTTGACATTTTTAACTCATTCATGCATAATAAATATATGAAAGAAGAACAAAAAGAACATGCAATTCTGATTGGGGTCAATGTTAAAGATCAATCTGATTTCCAAGAATCAATGGAAGAATTAAAAAACTTAACAATTGCCCGCGAAATGTCAATAGCAGGAGTGTTAGAACAAAATTTAAAATCAGTTCATCCCGCTCATTATATTGGTGCCGGTAAAGTAGAAGAAATTAAACTACTATTAACAGAAAAAAAAGCAAATGTTCTAATATTTAACAATGAACTTTCTCCTTCGCAGCTTCATAATCTAGAAACAGAATTAGGTTGTAGAATTTTAGATAGAACTACTTTAATCTTAGAAATATTTTCGGAGCGCGCCAAAACTCGAGAAGCAAAATTACAAGTAGAAGTGGCTAAGCTACAGTATCTGCTACCGAGGCTCGTTGGCACTGGTGAAAATCTAGGAAGACAAAGTGGTGGAGTTGGAACTAAAAATAGAGGCTCCGGTGAAAAAAAATTAGAGCTAGACAAACGAAAAATTGAAACCAAAATTTCGGAACTAAACCATGAGTTGGAAGCGCTTTCAAAAGAAAGAGAAACGCAAAGAAAAAAAAGAAAGAAGACAGATATTTCATCTATCGCATTGGTTGGTTATACAAATTCTGGCAAATATACTCTTATGAATGCAATGGTTGAAACCTATAAAAAGCCGGAATCTAAAAAAGTATTAGAAAAAGATATGCTTTTTGCTACTCTTGAAACATCCGTCAGGAGTATTTATCTTCCGAATCATAAAATGTTTTTTTTATCCGATACAGTTGGCTTTGTAAGTGATCTGCCACATGAGCTAGTAAAAGCATTTCGCACAACGCTTGAAGAAGTGATTGAAGCAGATTTACTTTTACATATTGTAGACTATTCCAATCCAAATTATAAAAAACAAATCAAAGTCACAACCGATACGCTAAATCAAATCGGTGCGAGTCATATACCTGTTATCTACGTCTACAATAAGTCTGAGCTTACAGATATAAGTATTCCAACTGCACAAGAAGACAGAATCTATTTGTCTGCTAAGAATAGAATTGGAATCGGTGAATTAGTAGAGATGATAGAGAAACAAATATATAAACTCTACATTAAATGTAGCATGTTAATTCCTTATAGCGATGGAAGTGTTGTTTCTTATTTGAATGAACATGCAATTGTAGAATCAGTTGAGCATATAGAAGAAGGAACTTTTCTTACCTTGCAATGCAAGGAATCTGATTATCATAAATTCAAGCAGTATGTAAAGACAAACAACGATTTGCCTTTACACGAATAGCGTTTACTGAAATTACTACTTATCTATCAAAATGAGTCTTGAAAAATCCTTAACTTAATAGCATAAATCAACATCCTTGCTCTTTCGTTTAAATAATTTGACAATAGAATTGGGAAATTATATCAGTATATTGGCACGGTAAATTTGACTGTAGGTATTGGGCAGATTTTACTTGGGAACAAAAATTTTATATGATTAGGAGCATAAAAAGATGAAAATTCGTAAAATTAAAGAAGTGAGAAACAAAGAACAACTAATAGTAAATCTTAGTAGAAAAATAGCTCTTACATTTATCATTCTAATTAGCCTTGTAACAACTTCGCTATTCCCTGAAAAGGATTTACCAAATAAGACAGACTCAAAAGCTACCAAGAAAATTGATAGACTTAGTAAAAAGCAAGTCAGAGAGCAAGTTTATAAAATTCTAGTCGATAAGCTAGGCATTGAAATAAGCGATTTATCTGATACCAAAAAGTTCAAAGAAGATTTGGGTGTAGATTCTATAGATTTTCCAGATATTATTTTAGCATCTGAGAAACAATTTAACATAACTATCCCGGACAAAGTAGCAGAAAAAATTGTAACTGTTGGACAATTGATTGATACAGTCCATAGTAACATGAATAAGTTGGATAAAAAATAAGCCACCTGCGCTAAATAGCCATTAGCTCGTCCTCATAGACAAAGAAAAGTATATAATAATTTAATATTTTTGAAAATAAAAATGAAAGCAATCAAACTATCAATACAAATCATTTGTTTGCTTTCACTTCTTTTTATTCTTCTGGGTTGTGTTGACAAATCTTCCCAAGTTCAGATGAAAGCAACAAAAGGAGAGCTTGATCTGAGTCAATGGGATTTTGATAAAGATGGCACAGTAACCTTAGAAGGAGAATGGGATTTTTATTGGAATCAATTTCTATCTTACGAGGAAATTATTGCAAAGAAGTCAAGCATTGATACATACCTAAAGGTTCCCGGTGTCTGGAAAGACTTAAAAGTAGGCAACTCGGTATTACCCGGTGATGGATATATTACAATTCATCTTCTTGTTAAACTTCCCAAAGCTTTCGAAAATCTAGCAATTAAAATTCCTGAAATTGGCACAGCCTATAAGATATGGATAAATGAAACACTGATTCACGAAGGTGGAAAAATTGGTAATACTAGAGAAGCAATGACCGCTTTTGTTATACCCGAAGTAGTTTCTTTAAATTTATCCAAAGAAAAAGAAATTCATATTACAATACAGATATCGAATTTCATGGACAGAACGGGTGGAGTATGGGGAGATTTTTCTTTCGGAAACGCTAATGAGATTTACCGCATAACCAATATTATCTTCTCACTAGAGACGATGGTGTTTGGTGGACTTTTTATTATGAGTGTCTATCATTTTGGACTTTTTCTGATTCGAACGCAAGATAAAAGCACTTTATTTTTTGGATTGTTCTGTCTAGACTTTGCTATACGCACTCTAATAGTTGGTCAGAAAATACTGATTTATACATTTCCTTTTTTGCCATTTGAAATAACTTTCAGAATAGATTATTTAACAGCTTATCTAGCATTTCCTTTCTTTATCTCCTTTCTCTACTATTTGTTTAAAGAAGAAACGAACAGAAATTATATTCGAATCACCTGGATTTGTTTCTTTTTTCTCTGCCTAACGGTGATTATTCTTCCACATTTTGAATACACTCAATTTCTAATTCCATATGAATTGTATGTGTTATTTTCGATACTTATATTATTTATGTAA of Leptospiraceae bacterium contains these proteins:
- the hflX gene encoding GTPase HflX, which gives rise to MKEEQKEHAILIGVNVKDQSDFQESMEELKNLTIAREMSIAGVLEQNLKSVHPAHYIGAGKVEEIKLLLTEKKANVLIFNNELSPSQLHNLETELGCRILDRTTLILEIFSERAKTREAKLQVEVAKLQYLLPRLVGTGENLGRQSGGVGTKNRGSGEKKLELDKRKIETKISELNHELEALSKERETQRKKRKKTDISSIALVGYTNSGKYTLMNAMVETYKKPESKKVLEKDMLFATLETSVRSIYLPNHKMFFLSDTVGFVSDLPHELVKAFRTTLEEVIEADLLLHIVDYSNPNYKKQIKVTTDTLNQIGASHIPVIYVYNKSELTDISIPTAQEDRIYLSAKNRIGIGELVEMIEKQIYKLYIKCSMLIPYSDGSVVSYLNEHAIVESVEHIEEGTFLTLQCKESDYHKFKQYVKTNNDLPLHE
- a CDS encoding acyl carrier protein, which encodes MKIRKIKEVRNKEQLIVNLSRKIALTFIILISLVTTSLFPEKDLPNKTDSKATKKIDRLSKKQVREQVYKILVDKLGIEISDLSDTKKFKEDLGVDSIDFPDIILASEKQFNITIPDKVAEKIVTVGQLIDTVHSNMNKLDKK
- a CDS encoding thioredoxin, coding for MSINVIDVTSEDFEEVVLNETLPVIVDFWEPSCGSCVALAPMFEALAKEFKDEVKFVKVNTEDCPDIAEEYEISGLPTFMIFKDGEYVEEFEGDELPKKSDLREMVARNIEESEEESEDDEEEEDSEEEIEEESPRGQRSKRTKK
- a CDS encoding 7TM-DISM domain-containing protein — encoded protein: MKAIKLSIQIICLLSLLFILLGCVDKSSQVQMKATKGELDLSQWDFDKDGTVTLEGEWDFYWNQFLSYEEIIAKKSSIDTYLKVPGVWKDLKVGNSVLPGDGYITIHLLVKLPKAFENLAIKIPEIGTAYKIWINETLIHEGGKIGNTREAMTAFVIPEVVSLNLSKEKEIHITIQISNFMDRTGGVWGDFSFGNANEIYRITNIIFSLETMVFGGLFIMSVYHFGLFLIRTQDKSTLFFGLFCLDFAIRTLIVGQKILIYTFPFLPFEITFRIDYLTAYLAFPFFISFLYYLFKEETNRNYIRITWICFFFLCLTVIILPHFEYTQFLIPYELYVLFSILILFM